Proteins encoded within one genomic window of Formosa agariphila KMM 3901:
- a CDS encoding lysophospholipid acyltransferase family protein: MGLFKRNPFGHILLIKKWIIRYLGIITHRRFRGFNELQIEGSEVIKNLPHNNVLFISNHQTYFADVVAMFHVFNASLSGREDSIKNIGYIWNPKLNVYYVAAKETMKSGLLPKIFAYAGSISIERTWRAEGKDVNRQVKMSDISSIAKALKDGWVITFPQGTTTPFKPIRKGTAHIIKRYEPIVVPVVIDGFRRSFDKKGLRVKKKNILQSMEIKAPLDIDYKNDSIEDIVEKIEYSIEQHPSFLKVLTKKQIEDMEELNKQRKYNV; encoded by the coding sequence TCCTTTCGGACATATACTTTTAATTAAAAAATGGATCATTCGCTACTTGGGAATCATTACGCATCGCAGGTTTCGAGGGTTTAATGAATTGCAAATAGAAGGTTCAGAGGTTATTAAAAATTTACCTCATAACAATGTATTGTTTATATCTAACCATCAAACATATTTTGCAGATGTAGTAGCTATGTTTCATGTGTTTAATGCAAGTCTTAGCGGACGAGAAGATTCTATTAAAAATATAGGGTATATCTGGAATCCTAAGCTAAATGTGTATTATGTTGCTGCTAAAGAGACTATGAAATCTGGTTTGTTGCCTAAGATTTTTGCTTACGCAGGATCTATTAGTATAGAGCGTACTTGGAGAGCAGAAGGTAAGGATGTGAACAGACAGGTTAAAATGAGCGATATTTCTAGTATTGCTAAGGCTTTAAAAGATGGCTGGGTGATTACGTTTCCTCAAGGTACTACAACGCCTTTTAAACCAATTAGAAAAGGAACTGCGCATATAATTAAACGTTACGAGCCTATTGTTGTCCCTGTTGTTATAGACGGTTTTAGACGTTCTTTCGATAAAAAGGGGTTACGGGTCAAGAAAAAGAATATCCTTCAATCTATGGAGATTAAAGCGCCTTTAGATATCGATTATAAAAATGATTCTATAGAGGATATTGTTGAAAAAATTGAATACTCAATAGAGCAACATCCATCATTCTTAAAGGTGCTTACTAAAAAGCAAATTGAAGATATGGAAGAGTTAAATAAACAAAGGAAATATAACGTATAG